From Balaenoptera acutorostrata chromosome 8, mBalAcu1.1, whole genome shotgun sequence, the proteins below share one genomic window:
- the DES gene encoding desmin — MSQAYSSSQRVSSYRRTFGGAPGFPLGSPLSSPVFPRAGFGTKGSSSSVTSRVYQVSRTSGGAGGLGSLRASRLGSTRAPSSYGAGELLDFSLADAVNQEFLTTRTNEKVELQELNDRFANYIEKVRFLEQQNAALAAEVNRLKGREPTRVAEIYEEELRELRRQVEVLTNQRARVDVERDNLLDDLQRLKAKMQEEIQLKEEAENNLAAFRADVDAATLARIDLERRIESLNEEIAFLKKVHEEEIRELQAQLQEQQVQVEMDMSKPDLTAALRDIRAQYETIAAKNISEAEEWYKSKVSDLTQAANKNNDALRQAKQEMMEYRHQIQSYTCEIDALKGTNDSLMRQMRELEDRFASEASGYQDNITRLEEEIRHLKDEMARHLREYQDLLNVKMALDVEIATYRKLLEGEESRINLPIQTFSALNFRETSPEQRGSEVHTKKTVMIKTIETRDGEVVSEATQQQHEVL; from the exons ATGAGCCAGGCCTACTCGTCCAGCCAGCGCGTGTCCTCCTACCGCCGCACCTTCGGCGGGGCCCCGGGCTTCCCGCTCGGCTCCCCGCTGAGCTCGCCGGTGTTCCCGCGTGCGGGCTTCGGCACCAAGGGCTCCTCGAGCTCGGTGACATCCCGCGTGTACCAGGTGTCGCGCACGtcgggcggggccgggggcctggGGTCGCTGCGGGCCAGCCGGCTGGGGTCAACCCGCGCGCCCTCCTCCTACGGCGCGGGCGAGCTGCTAGACTTCTCGCTGGCCGACGCCGTGAACCAGGAGTTCCTTACCACGCGCACCAACGAGAAGGTGGAGCTTCAGGAGCTCAACGATCGCTTCGCCAACTACATAGAGAAGGTGCGCTTCCTGGAGCAGCAGAACGCGGCGCTCGCTGCCGAGGTGAACCGGCTCAAGGGCCGGGAGCCGACGCGGGTGGCCGAGATCTACGAGGAGGAGCTGCGCGAGCTGCGGCGCCAGGTGGAGGTGCTCACCAACCAGCGCGCCCGCGTCGACGTCGAGCGGGACAACCTGCTGGACGACCTGCAGCGGCTCAAGGCCAA GATGCAAGAGGAAATTCAGCTGAAAGAAGAAGCGGAGAACAATTTGGCTGCCTTCCGAGCG GATGTGGATGCAGCCACTCTAGCTCGAATTGACCTGGAGCGCAGGATCGAATCTCTCAACGAGGAAATTGCGTTCCTTAAGAAAGTGCATGAAGAG GAGATACGTGAGCTGCAAGCCCAGCTTCAGGAACAGCAGGTCCAGGTGGAGATGGACATGTCCAAGCCAGACCTCACGGCCGCCCTCAGGGACATCCGGGCTCAGTATGAGACCATCGCGGCTAAGAACATCTCAGAAGCCGAGGAGTGGTACAAGTCAAAG GTGTCTGACCTGACCCAGGCAGCCAACAAGAACAATGATGCGCTGCGCCAGGCTAAACAGGAGATGATGGAGTACCGCCACCAGATCCAGTCCTACACTTGCGAGATCGATGCCCTCAAGGGCACT AACGACTCGCTGATGAGGCAGATGCGGGAGCTGGAGGACCGCTTTGCTAGTGAGGCCAGCGGCTACCAGGACAACATCACACGCCTGGAGGAGGAGATCCGACACCTCAAGGATGAGATGGCCCGCCACCTGCGCGAGTACCAGGACCTGCTCAATGTCAAGATGGCCTTGGACGTGGAAATTGCCACCTACCGGAAGCTGCTGGAGGGCGAGGAGAGCCG GATCAACCTCCCTATCCAGACCTTCTCTGCCCTCAACTTCCGAG AAACAAGCCCTGAGCAAAGGGGTTCTGAGGTCCATACCAAGAAGACAGTGATGATCAAGACCATCGAGACCCGGGACGGGGAG gtCGTCAGTGAGGCCACACAGCAGCAACACGAGGTGCTCTAA